The following are encoded in a window of Variovorax paradoxus genomic DNA:
- the putA gene encoding trifunctional transcriptional regulator/proline dehydrogenase/L-glutamate gamma-semialdehyde dehydrogenase, whose amino-acid sequence MSANDPAPLPSRFATFADGPAAPSALRTRITAACRPPEAEALQPLLDQARLPAGPADEAHALAHRIAHQLRQRKNGGGRSGLVQGLLQEYALSSQEGVALMCLAEALLRIPDADTRDALIRDKIAQGQWQAHAGRSPSVFVNAATWGLLLTGKLVATHSETGLSATLTRLIGKGGEPLIRKGVDMAMRMMGEQFVTGETIGQALAHARTLEAQGFRYSYDMLGEAALTADDARRYRAAYEDAIHAIGRASNGRGVYGGPGISIKLSALHPRYSRAQYTRVMAELYPVLRDLALLALHYDIGLNIDAEEADRLELSLDLLERLCFEPALAGWQGIGFVVQGYQKRCPFVIDWVIDLARRSGHRLMVRLVKGAYWDSEIKRAQLDGLAGYPVYTRKAYTDVSYLACARRLLDAPDAVYPQFATHNAHTLAAIYTMADPSRYTPDQYEFQCLHGMGEPLYEQVVGPLGRPCRIYAPVGTHETLLAYLVRRLLENGANTSFVNRIADASIPLDTLVEDPVATVERMAAEEGAMGLPHAAIPLPVALYGDQRANSQGLDLASEDTLHALAATLQASATEPWRATPMLAAPRAEDEAARTWADVRNPADRRDLVGQVQDAVPGDVASAIAQAEGIATAWAATSPAERAAALDRAAASLEAQQPRLLGLLMREAGKSSANAIAEVREAVDFLRYYAAQARTDFANATHRPLGPVVCISPWNFPLAIFTGQVAAALAAGNPVLAKPAEQTPLVAAEAVRVLWEAGVPRAAVQLLPGRGETVGAALVGDARVQGVMFTGSTEVARLLQKTLSTRLGAHGAPVPLIAETGGQNAMIVDSSALVEQVVADVMASAFDSAGQRCSALRVLCVQEEAADRLVAMLQGAMAENCIGNPARLAVDVGPVIDDEARDGIERHIAGMRGRGRRVFRQGREFGHDMRHGTFVLPTLIELDHLGELEREVFGPVLHLLRYRRRDLGALIGQINGSGYGLTLGVHTRIDETIAQVVTQAQAGNVYVNRNMVGAVVGVQPFGGEGLSGTGPKAGGPLYMARLLSARPDDVLARAVAEDEPAAPSSGLAALEGWARDTGRDALAAQCRRFASLAPVGRARTLAGPTGERNVYTLQPREAVLCLADAEADRLAQLAAVLSVGSTAIWPADAPGAHALLAALPDEARHAVVLANDWRAPTVVFDAVLHHGDADHLAVVLQQVAARPGPIVGVRSFAPGDAGIPLESLVLERALSVNTAAAGGNASLMTIG is encoded by the coding sequence ATGAGCGCCAACGATCCCGCCCCCCTGCCCTCGCGTTTCGCCACCTTCGCCGATGGCCCCGCCGCGCCGTCCGCGCTGCGCACCCGCATCACCGCCGCCTGCCGGCCGCCCGAAGCAGAGGCGCTCCAGCCGCTGCTCGACCAGGCCCGGCTGCCCGCCGGCCCCGCCGACGAAGCCCACGCCCTCGCCCACCGTATTGCTCACCAGCTGCGCCAGCGCAAGAACGGCGGCGGTCGCTCCGGCCTCGTGCAGGGCCTGCTGCAGGAGTACGCGTTGTCGTCGCAGGAAGGCGTGGCGCTGATGTGCCTGGCCGAGGCGCTGCTGCGCATTCCCGATGCCGACACGCGCGACGCGCTCATCCGCGACAAGATCGCGCAGGGCCAGTGGCAGGCGCACGCGGGGCGCAGCCCGTCGGTGTTCGTCAACGCCGCCACGTGGGGCCTGCTGCTCACGGGCAAGCTGGTGGCCACGCACAGCGAGACGGGCCTGTCGGCCACGCTCACGCGGCTGATCGGCAAGGGCGGCGAGCCGCTGATCCGCAAGGGCGTCGACATGGCGATGCGCATGATGGGCGAGCAGTTCGTCACCGGCGAAACCATCGGCCAGGCGCTGGCGCATGCGCGCACGCTCGAGGCGCAGGGCTTTCGCTATTCGTACGACATGCTCGGCGAGGCCGCACTCACGGCCGACGATGCGCGCCGCTACCGCGCCGCCTACGAAGACGCGATCCACGCCATCGGCCGTGCGTCGAACGGGCGCGGCGTGTACGGCGGGCCGGGCATCTCGATCAAGCTGTCGGCGCTGCACCCGCGCTACAGCCGCGCGCAGTACACGCGCGTGATGGCCGAGCTGTACCCGGTGCTGCGCGACCTGGCGCTGCTGGCGCTGCACTACGACATCGGCCTGAACATCGATGCCGAAGAGGCCGACCGGCTTGAACTCTCGCTCGACCTGCTGGAGCGCCTGTGCTTCGAGCCCGCGCTGGCGGGCTGGCAGGGCATCGGCTTCGTGGTGCAGGGCTACCAGAAGCGCTGCCCCTTCGTGATCGACTGGGTGATCGACCTCGCGCGCCGCAGCGGCCACCGGCTCATGGTGCGGCTCGTGAAGGGCGCCTACTGGGACAGCGAGATCAAGCGCGCGCAGCTCGACGGACTCGCGGGCTACCCGGTCTACACGCGCAAGGCCTACACCGACGTGTCGTACCTGGCCTGCGCGCGCCGCCTGCTCGACGCGCCCGACGCCGTGTACCCGCAGTTCGCCACGCACAACGCCCACACGCTGGCCGCGATCTACACGATGGCCGACCCGTCGCGCTACACGCCGGACCAGTACGAATTTCAATGCCTGCACGGCATGGGCGAGCCGCTGTACGAGCAGGTGGTGGGCCCGCTCGGCCGGCCCTGCCGCATCTACGCGCCGGTGGGCACGCACGAGACGCTGCTGGCCTACCTGGTGCGGCGGCTGCTGGAGAACGGCGCGAACACCTCGTTCGTGAACCGCATCGCCGATGCATCGATTCCGCTCGACACGCTGGTGGAAGACCCGGTCGCGACCGTCGAGCGCATGGCTGCAGAGGAAGGCGCGATGGGCCTGCCGCACGCGGCGATTCCGCTGCCGGTTGCGCTCTACGGTGACCAGCGCGCGAACTCGCAAGGCCTCGACCTCGCGAGCGAAGACACGCTGCATGCGCTGGCCGCCACGCTGCAGGCCAGCGCGACCGAACCCTGGCGCGCCACGCCGATGCTTGCTGCGCCGCGTGCCGAAGACGAAGCCGCCCGCACGTGGGCCGACGTGCGCAACCCCGCCGACCGCCGCGACCTCGTCGGGCAGGTGCAGGACGCGGTGCCGGGCGACGTGGCCTCGGCCATTGCACAGGCCGAAGGCATCGCCACCGCATGGGCCGCCACGTCGCCGGCCGAGCGCGCCGCCGCCCTCGACCGCGCCGCCGCATCGCTCGAAGCGCAGCAGCCGCGCCTGCTCGGCCTGTTGATGCGCGAGGCCGGCAAGAGCAGCGCCAACGCCATCGCCGAAGTGCGCGAAGCGGTCGACTTCCTGCGCTACTACGCGGCGCAGGCGCGCACCGATTTCGCCAACGCCACGCACCGCCCGCTCGGACCGGTGGTGTGCATCAGCCCGTGGAACTTTCCGCTCGCGATCTTCACCGGCCAGGTGGCCGCCGCGCTCGCGGCCGGCAACCCGGTGCTGGCCAAGCCGGCCGAGCAGACGCCGCTGGTCGCCGCCGAAGCGGTGCGCGTGCTGTGGGAGGCCGGCGTGCCGCGCGCGGCGGTGCAGCTGCTGCCGGGCCGCGGCGAGACCGTCGGTGCCGCGCTGGTCGGCGACGCGCGCGTGCAGGGCGTGATGTTCACGGGCTCGACCGAGGTCGCGCGCCTGCTGCAGAAGACGCTGTCGACGCGCCTCGGTGCGCACGGCGCGCCGGTGCCGCTGATCGCCGAGACCGGCGGGCAGAACGCGATGATCGTCGACTCGTCCGCGCTCGTGGAGCAGGTGGTGGCCGACGTGATGGCCTCGGCCTTCGACAGCGCGGGCCAGCGCTGCTCGGCGCTGCGCGTGCTGTGCGTGCAGGAAGAAGCGGCCGACCGCCTCGTCGCGATGCTGCAGGGCGCGATGGCCGAGAACTGCATCGGCAATCCCGCGCGGCTCGCGGTGGACGTGGGCCCCGTCATCGACGACGAGGCGCGCGACGGCATCGAGCGCCACATCGCCGGCATGCGCGGGCGCGGCCGGCGTGTGTTCCGCCAGGGCCGCGAGTTCGGCCACGACATGCGCCACGGCACCTTCGTGCTGCCCACGCTGATCGAGCTCGACCACCTGGGCGAGCTGGAGCGCGAAGTGTTCGGCCCCGTGCTGCACCTGTTGCGCTACCGCCGCCGCGACCTCGGCGCGCTCATCGGCCAGATCAACGGCAGCGGCTACGGCCTCACGCTGGGCGTGCACACGCGCATCGACGAGACCATCGCGCAGGTGGTGACGCAGGCGCAGGCCGGCAATGTCTACGTGAACCGCAACATGGTCGGCGCGGTGGTGGGCGTGCAGCCTTTCGGCGGCGAAGGGTTGTCGGGCACCGGGCCGAAGGCCGGCGGGCCGCTGTACATGGCGCGCCTGCTGTCGGCGCGGCCCGACGACGTGCTCGCGCGCGCCGTGGCCGAAGACGAGCCCGCTGCACCGTCCAGCGGCCTCGCGGCACTCGAAGGCTGGGCGCGCGACACGGGCCGCGACGCACTCGCCGCGCAGTGCCGCCGCTTCGCCAGCCTTGCGCCCGTGGGCCGCGCGCGCACGCTGGCCGGCCCGACCGGCGAGCGCAACGTCTACACGCTGCAGCCGCGCGAGGCCGTGCTGTGCCTCGCCGATGCAGAGGCCGACCGGCTCGCGCAACTGGCGGCCGTGCTGTCGGTCGGCAGCACCGCCATCTGGCCGGCCGATGCGCCCGGCGCACATGCACTGCTGGCCGCGCTGCCCGACGAGGCGCGCCACGCGGTCGTGCTCGCCAACGACTGGCGCGCGCCCACCGTGGTGTTCGATGCCGTGCTGCACCACGGCGACGCCGACCACCTCGCAGTCGTGCTGCAGCAGGTGGCGGCGCGGCCGGGCCCCATCGTCGGCGTGCGCAGCTTCGCGCCCGGCGACGCCGGCATCCCGCTCGAAAGCCTGGTGCTGGAGCGCGCGCTGAGCGTCAACACCGCCGCGGCCGGCGGCAATGCGAGCCTGATGACGATCGGGTGA
- a CDS encoding YadA family autotransporter adhesin, giving the protein MEHVIQRVGTGARVACVHKKKTQGIAGAVLALAASFAGPSAWADVSLGGTSYTTGSGAVCSSGSAGPTWACQVPNGSGGFALITGVPTDPVNGGPDAAALQGMVNGNLGGDALLLGGTAAKATGYGSVAAGSDARATETYATAIGSTTVAAGVSSTAVGNVAQAFGTNATAIGANTTAVATSSLAAGDRATASDINSTALGANTQARKKSSLAAGDKAIADGINAAALGANTQALADSAVAVGDRATANAESAVAVGRQSTASAASAVAIGTGATASAVNGVALGAGAVADRAGMNGQKERFSNIAVGSTQGAVSVGSAGGERQITNVAGGTQATDAVNVRQLQAVQAGAVNYVTNVDGSVNHNQIVLGNGQAPNGTTVSNVAPGVAGTDAVNVNQLNAQGAQWRDAIRLNQRDANAGTAGAMAMAGMPQAYMPGKNMLAAGVAGYEGQSAVALGFSSISDNGKWVMKFTGSANSRGNVGVSAGAGFQW; this is encoded by the coding sequence ATGGAACACGTCATCCAGCGCGTGGGGACCGGTGCGCGCGTCGCATGCGTCCACAAGAAGAAAACCCAAGGCATCGCGGGCGCCGTGCTCGCACTGGCCGCCAGCTTCGCGGGACCATCGGCCTGGGCCGACGTGAGCCTGGGCGGCACCAGCTACACGACCGGCTCGGGCGCGGTGTGCAGCTCCGGCAGCGCCGGCCCGACATGGGCCTGCCAGGTGCCCAACGGCAGCGGCGGCTTCGCGCTCATCACCGGCGTGCCGACCGATCCCGTGAACGGCGGCCCCGATGCCGCGGCCTTGCAGGGGATGGTGAACGGCAACCTCGGCGGCGACGCGCTGCTGCTCGGCGGCACTGCTGCCAAGGCCACCGGCTACGGCAGCGTGGCGGCGGGCTCCGACGCGCGCGCCACCGAAACCTACGCCACCGCCATCGGCTCCACCACCGTGGCCGCGGGCGTCAGCAGCACGGCCGTGGGCAACGTGGCCCAGGCCTTCGGCACCAACGCCACCGCCATCGGCGCCAACACCACCGCCGTGGCCACCAGCAGCCTCGCAGCAGGCGACCGCGCCACCGCGAGCGACATCAATTCGACCGCACTCGGCGCCAACACGCAGGCGCGCAAGAAGAGCAGCCTCGCGGCCGGCGATAAGGCGATTGCCGATGGCATCAACGCCGCCGCGCTCGGCGCGAACACGCAGGCACTGGCCGACAGCGCCGTCGCCGTGGGCGACCGCGCCACCGCGAACGCCGAATCGGCCGTGGCCGTGGGCCGGCAGAGCACGGCATCGGCCGCGTCCGCTGTGGCGATCGGCACCGGCGCGACGGCGAGCGCCGTCAACGGCGTGGCGCTGGGCGCCGGCGCCGTTGCCGACCGCGCGGGCATGAACGGCCAGAAGGAACGCTTCTCGAACATCGCCGTGGGCTCGACGCAGGGCGCGGTCTCGGTCGGCAGCGCGGGCGGCGAACGGCAGATCACCAACGTGGCGGGCGGCACGCAGGCGACCGACGCAGTCAACGTGCGCCAGCTGCAGGCGGTGCAGGCCGGCGCGGTCAACTACGTCACCAATGTCGACGGCAGCGTGAACCACAACCAGATCGTGCTGGGCAACGGCCAGGCGCCGAACGGCACCACCGTGTCGAACGTGGCGCCCGGCGTGGCCGGCACCGACGCGGTCAACGTCAACCAATTGAACGCGCAGGGTGCGCAATGGCGCGACGCCATCCGCCTGAACCAGCGCGACGCCAACGCCGGCACCGCCGGTGCGATGGCCATGGCGGGCATGCCGCAGGCCTACATGCCGGGCAAGAACATGCTCGCGGCGGGCGTGGCCGGCTACGAGGGCCAGAGCGCCGTCGCGCTGGGCTTCTCGAGCATCTCGGACAACGGCAAGTGGGTGATGAAGTTCACCGGCTCGGCCAACTCGCGCGGCAACGTCGGCGTGTCGGCCGGTGCGGGCTTCCAGTGGTGA
- a CDS encoding outer membrane protein assembly factor BamE translates to MNFRPIATLLTVLSLTGCTSYVSRGIDSDGKATELVWPGSEQQQTWQTEGSFPNRENLRAIGPGATKDQLYALIGRPHFDEGMAAVREWDYVFHFRSGGGMTSCRYKVIFDTAYKARSFHWNPAICAELAKG, encoded by the coding sequence ATGAATTTCCGCCCCATCGCCACGCTGTTGACCGTGCTGTCGCTCACCGGCTGCACCTCGTACGTGAGCCGCGGCATCGACAGCGACGGCAAGGCCACCGAACTCGTCTGGCCCGGCAGCGAGCAACAACAGACCTGGCAGACCGAAGGCAGCTTTCCGAACCGCGAGAACCTGCGCGCCATCGGCCCCGGCGCCACCAAGGACCAGCTCTACGCCCTCATCGGCCGCCCGCACTTCGACGAAGGCATGGCGGCCGTGCGCGAGTGGGACTACGTCTTTCACTTCCGCTCGGGCGGCGGCATGACCAGCTGCCGGTACAAGGTGATCTTCGACACGGCCTACAAGGCGCGCAGCTTCCACTGGAACCCTGCGATCTGCGCGGAACTGGCGAAGGGCTGA
- a CDS encoding carboxymuconolactone decarboxylase family protein — MKPQPIEHAAASDEVRAVFDDIKASRHVPDVNNFWKYLANDPVTLRRTWASLKEVMAPGALDPVMKEMIYLAVSVTNNCGYCIASHHAGAEKAGMTPAMFAELMAVVGMANETNRLVNGYRVPIDPAFDK, encoded by the coding sequence ATGAAACCCCAGCCCATCGAACACGCCGCCGCTTCCGACGAGGTCCGCGCGGTGTTCGACGACATCAAGGCGTCGCGCCACGTGCCCGACGTCAACAACTTCTGGAAGTACCTGGCCAACGATCCGGTCACGCTGAGGCGCACCTGGGCCAGCCTCAAGGAGGTGATGGCGCCGGGCGCGCTCGACCCGGTGATGAAGGAAATGATCTACCTCGCGGTGAGCGTCACCAACAACTGCGGCTACTGCATCGCGAGCCACCACGCGGGTGCGGAAAAGGCCGGCATGACGCCGGCCATGTTCGCCGAGCTGATGGCCGTGGTCGGCATGGCGAACGAGACCAACCGGCTGGTCAATGGCTACCGGGTCCCCATCGACCCAGCCTTCGACAAATAA